From a single Gimesia fumaroli genomic region:
- a CDS encoding phosphorylase family protein — MNPPEADKAHADIGLVCALPMEIQPFLDRCEHVKKYTGGSYVFRGGFLDRIKVAVVQTGVGFARARAATQALIDAHSPPWVLSVGFSGALKPGMKIGDIVVATSVCDLHGQEIKNDVHFPEDPEKGLHVGRILNTDEIVRTVEDKLKLGEAHQALAVDLESLAVAQVCQAEKKGFMAIRVISDDCTGDLPPEVMSILGETGAVRAGAALGAVFKRPESIKEMWKMRGNASHAATRLASFLDGVVVQLYEARH, encoded by the coding sequence TTGAATCCACCCGAAGCTGACAAAGCGCATGCGGATATAGGGCTGGTTTGTGCCTTGCCGATGGAGATCCAGCCCTTTCTGGATCGCTGTGAGCACGTCAAAAAATACACCGGCGGTTCGTATGTGTTTCGGGGCGGATTTCTGGATCGGATTAAGGTAGCGGTCGTGCAAACGGGAGTCGGTTTTGCCCGCGCACGTGCTGCAACTCAGGCATTGATCGATGCGCATTCTCCGCCGTGGGTCCTTTCGGTCGGCTTTTCGGGTGCCTTGAAACCGGGGATGAAAATCGGCGATATTGTTGTGGCGACTTCGGTTTGTGATCTGCATGGTCAGGAAATAAAGAATGACGTGCACTTTCCGGAAGACCCTGAAAAGGGGCTGCATGTGGGGCGGATTCTCAACACGGATGAAATTGTTCGGACGGTGGAAGACAAACTGAAACTGGGCGAGGCGCATCAGGCACTGGCCGTTGACCTCGAAAGTCTGGCCGTTGCACAGGTCTGTCAGGCGGAGAAAAAAGGCTTTATGGCGATTCGGGTGATCAGCGATGATTGCACGGGTGATCTTCCGCCCGAAGTGATGTCCATTTTGGGAGAAACGGGTGCCGTCCGAGCCGGAGCTGCATTAGGAGCGGTCTTCAAACGACCGGAAAGTATCAAAGAGATGTGGAAGATGCGCGGCAACGCGTCGCACGCCGCGACTCGACTGGCCAGTTTCCTGGACGGAGTGGTGGTTCAGCTGTATGAAGCCCGACATTAA
- the serC gene encoding 3-phosphoserine/phosphohydroxythreonine transaminase, whose amino-acid sequence MTERIYNFSAGPAALPLPVLEQAQKDLISLGDTGIGVLEHSHRSKAFIAVYEAAESLCREIAGIPDNYKVLFLQGGASSQFYMIPMNLLSKDQTADYLVTGSWSKKAVKEAKVFGNVNIACSSEDKNFSYIPEEVSLSEKPAYVHFTSNNTIYGTEFATEPEVPAGVPLICDASSDIFSRPIDISKYGIVYAGAQKNLGPSGVTLVIIRDDLIEQGPTDIPTMLQYRTHSEAGSMFNTPPTFGIYVLGQVLQWLKDQGGLEAIQQKNQAKAGKLYDYLEQSSLFKPTAAKQDRSLMNVTFVTGDADLDAKFIAQATAAGLDGLKGHRSVGGMRASIYNAFPEAGVDKLIEMMSQFEKEHAS is encoded by the coding sequence ATGACAGAAAGAATTTACAACTTTTCAGCGGGACCCGCCGCACTCCCATTACCCGTTCTGGAACAGGCACAGAAAGATCTGATTTCACTGGGCGACACTGGAATCGGAGTTCTGGAGCACTCGCATCGTAGTAAAGCTTTCATCGCCGTTTATGAAGCTGCTGAATCCTTGTGTCGAGAAATCGCCGGGATTCCCGATAATTATAAAGTCCTGTTCCTGCAGGGCGGGGCTTCGTCACAGTTTTACATGATTCCGATGAACCTGCTGTCGAAGGATCAGACCGCCGACTATCTGGTGACCGGTTCCTGGTCCAAAAAAGCAGTTAAAGAAGCCAAAGTCTTCGGCAATGTAAATATCGCCTGTAGCAGCGAAGACAAAAATTTTTCTTACATTCCCGAAGAAGTCTCACTGAGTGAGAAACCGGCGTATGTGCATTTTACGTCGAATAATACGATTTACGGGACAGAGTTTGCGACAGAACCCGAAGTTCCAGCGGGCGTACCTCTGATTTGCGATGCGAGCAGTGATATTTTCTCTCGACCCATCGACATTTCTAAATATGGGATCGTTTATGCGGGTGCCCAGAAGAATCTGGGACCGAGTGGCGTGACGCTGGTGATTATTCGCGATGATCTGATTGAGCAGGGACCGACGGACATTCCCACCATGCTACAATACCGGACGCATTCTGAAGCAGGATCGATGTTTAACACGCCGCCGACCTTTGGGATTTATGTGCTGGGGCAGGTTCTCCAATGGTTGAAAGATCAAGGGGGCCTGGAAGCCATTCAGCAGAAAAACCAGGCGAAAGCAGGTAAGCTGTATGATTATCTGGAGCAGAGTTCGCTGTTCAAGCCGACGGCTGCGAAGCAGGATCGTTCGTTGATGAACGTGACCTTCGTGACCGGCGATGCGGATCTGGATGCCAAATTCATCGCACAGGCGACTGCCGCCGGCCTGGATGGACTGAAAGGTCATCGCAGTGTTGGTGGCATGCGTGCCAGTATTTATAACGCGTTCCCGGAAGCGGGCGTGGACAAGTTAATCGAGATGATGAGTCAGTTCGAAAAGGAACATGCTTCTTGA
- a CDS encoding ribose-phosphate diphosphokinase: MPSSPNPLSRGPRVQSFQPPQGDLTIMAGSGNPLLAQAIADELGVRLTPCEAHQFSEGNIFVRILENVRGRDVYLIQGVHSPVNDNFVELLFWIDALKRASAQQVTAVIPFFSYAKGDKKDEPRVSIRARVCADAIEVAGADRVLTMDLHSPQIQGFFSVPVDHLYGRHVISDHIRKMNIENLVVCSPDVGFAKEASDFAKLLGTPVVIGNKMRKDHSETVEVLEVIGEVAGKNIILVDDFTITGRTLISMAEVLKKKGANDIYAAVTHGVLSKGAADRIGKSPLKKMFMTDTIEAQIDPLPENIEVIPVAHSFAAAIRSIHDRTSVSTLFPEKRPKK, translated from the coding sequence ATGCCTAGTTCTCCAAATCCACTCTCCCGAGGGCCCCGCGTCCAGTCCTTTCAACCGCCTCAAGGCGACCTGACCATCATGGCGGGCTCAGGCAATCCGTTGCTGGCACAAGCCATCGCCGATGAGCTCGGCGTTCGTTTGACACCCTGCGAAGCCCATCAGTTCAGCGAAGGCAATATTTTTGTTCGTATTCTGGAAAATGTACGTGGCCGCGATGTCTATCTGATTCAAGGCGTCCATTCTCCTGTGAATGACAATTTCGTTGAACTTTTGTTCTGGATTGATGCCTTGAAACGGGCGAGTGCCCAACAGGTTACCGCAGTCATCCCGTTTTTCAGTTACGCCAAGGGAGATAAAAAAGACGAACCCCGCGTGTCGATTCGCGCCCGCGTCTGTGCCGATGCGATTGAAGTCGCTGGCGCCGACCGCGTGCTGACCATGGACCTGCACAGCCCCCAGATCCAGGGATTCTTCAGCGTGCCCGTCGATCATCTTTACGGGCGGCACGTCATCAGCGACCACATCCGAAAAATGAATATTGAGAACCTTGTCGTCTGTAGTCCGGACGTTGGTTTTGCCAAAGAAGCGTCCGACTTTGCCAAACTGTTAGGCACGCCGGTCGTCATCGGCAACAAAATGCGCAAGGACCATTCCGAGACAGTGGAAGTTCTGGAGGTGATTGGTGAAGTCGCAGGCAAAAACATTATTCTGGTGGACGACTTCACCATTACGGGCCGCACTTTGATCAGCATGGCGGAAGTTCTGAAGAAGAAGGGCGCCAATGATATCTATGCCGCCGTCACACATGGCGTACTCTCAAAAGGAGCCGCCGATCGTATCGGCAAGAGCCCTTTGAAAAAAATGTTTATGACCGATACGATTGAAGCGCAGATTGATCCTCTGCCGGAAAATATCGAAGTCATTCCGGTTGCGCACTCCTTTGCTGCCGCCATCCGGTCCATTCACGACCGGACCAGTGTCAGCACGCTGTTTCCGGAAAAGAGACCGAAGAAGTAA
- the mutS gene encoding DNA mismatch repair protein MutS has product MTKTGKKLTPMMERYLEVKSQNPGTLLLFRMGDFYELFHEDAEIAARILGITLTSRDKNSSNPVPMAGFPHHSLDSYLYKLIHAGYRASICDQVEDPKKAKGMVKREVTRVVTPGTLTDDALLDPHENNFLASIYFGKSNIGLAWLELSTGRFLASNTTAEHLVDELARIHPAECIFAEGNTALQNAIGHLDTMLTERPSWSFAQDECESRLLEHFGTKTLEGFNLEQGTPSITAAGALLEYIQETQKSSIPHINQIEPYERGDRLLIDEATRRSLELTRTIREGKREGSLISVLDETVTSMGARLLTDWIANPLTSLSEILRRHDSVEELSQNPVLCSEVREQLAKTYDLQRLTARIATGRASARDLSFLAQTLALLPILKAKLSGRKSELLQQLEAGIDLCAEVRSDIETMIIEDPPLTLNEGGVIRPGFSEELDELRSLSKGGKEWIAGYRNEESERIGIPNLKVGYNKVFGYYLEVSAAHAAKVPEHYIRKQTLKNQERYITPELKEYEEKVLKAEERAIELEQTMFNDLRERVAKEAPRTQQTAEILAQIDVLFGLAHLAMHAGYTRPEMTEEPVLDIRESRHPVLDRLQPSGEFVPNDVLLGDPYGRVQIITGPNMAGKSTYIRQAALLTLMAQIGSFIPASEARIGIADRIFARVGASDELSKGQSTFMVEMTEAARILNSASEHSLVILDEIGRGTSTYDGISLAWSMTEFLHDQIKARTLFATHYHELTELTQTLKQASNWNVAVHEQDGEIVFLHKIVEGSANKSYGIHVARLAGIPDQVIQRANQILSTLEKDHIDDSGQTTIPPRPQKKSSHQQLSLFGNAPHPVLDEIRDLNVDEMTPLAALEELYRIREQLN; this is encoded by the coding sequence ATGACAAAGACAGGCAAGAAGCTGACCCCGATGATGGAGCGGTATCTGGAAGTCAAAAGCCAGAATCCGGGAACACTGTTATTATTTCGCATGGGCGATTTCTACGAGCTGTTTCACGAAGATGCCGAAATCGCAGCCCGCATTTTGGGAATCACACTCACCAGTCGCGATAAAAATTCCAGCAATCCCGTTCCGATGGCGGGCTTCCCGCACCACTCGCTGGACAGCTATCTCTACAAGCTGATTCACGCCGGCTACCGCGCCTCGATCTGCGATCAGGTCGAAGACCCTAAAAAAGCCAAAGGGATGGTCAAACGCGAAGTCACTCGCGTGGTCACCCCCGGTACACTGACCGACGACGCCCTGCTCGATCCGCATGAAAACAATTTCCTCGCCAGTATCTATTTTGGAAAATCCAATATCGGCCTGGCCTGGCTGGAACTTTCGACAGGTCGCTTTCTGGCTTCCAATACCACCGCCGAGCATCTGGTGGATGAACTGGCCCGCATTCACCCGGCCGAATGCATCTTCGCGGAAGGTAATACCGCGCTGCAAAACGCCATCGGTCACTTGGATACCATGCTGACCGAACGGCCTTCCTGGTCGTTCGCCCAAGACGAATGTGAAAGCCGCCTGCTCGAACATTTTGGTACCAAAACACTGGAAGGGTTCAACCTGGAACAGGGAACGCCTTCGATTACCGCCGCCGGTGCTCTGCTGGAATACATTCAGGAAACCCAGAAAAGTTCGATTCCGCACATCAATCAGATTGAACCCTACGAACGCGGCGATCGACTGCTCATCGACGAAGCCACCCGCCGCAGTCTGGAGCTGACGCGCACCATCCGCGAAGGCAAACGTGAGGGCAGCCTGATTTCGGTCCTTGATGAAACCGTTACTTCAATGGGCGCCCGCCTGCTGACAGATTGGATCGCAAACCCGCTCACGAGCCTGTCTGAAATTCTCAGGCGGCACGACTCGGTCGAAGAGCTTTCACAAAACCCGGTCCTGTGTTCTGAAGTCCGTGAGCAACTGGCAAAAACTTACGACCTGCAGCGGCTCACTGCCCGCATCGCTACGGGTAGAGCCAGCGCCCGCGATCTGAGTTTCCTGGCCCAAACGCTGGCACTTCTTCCGATATTGAAAGCGAAACTTTCGGGCCGGAAATCGGAACTGCTCCAGCAACTTGAAGCTGGCATCGACCTCTGTGCCGAGGTCCGTTCCGATATCGAAACCATGATCATCGAGGATCCGCCATTGACGCTCAATGAAGGCGGCGTGATTCGCCCCGGATTCAGTGAAGAGCTTGATGAACTGCGCTCGCTCTCCAAAGGAGGCAAAGAATGGATCGCCGGTTATCGCAACGAAGAATCGGAGCGAATCGGGATTCCGAATCTGAAAGTCGGCTACAACAAAGTCTTCGGCTACTATCTTGAAGTCTCAGCCGCCCATGCAGCGAAAGTTCCCGAACACTACATCCGCAAACAGACATTGAAAAACCAGGAACGCTACATTACTCCGGAACTGAAAGAGTACGAAGAGAAAGTACTCAAAGCCGAAGAACGGGCCATCGAACTGGAACAGACCATGTTCAATGACTTGCGGGAACGCGTCGCGAAAGAAGCGCCGCGTACTCAACAGACAGCGGAAATCCTGGCACAAATCGATGTCCTCTTTGGCCTGGCGCATCTCGCCATGCATGCAGGCTACACGCGTCCGGAAATGACGGAAGAACCGGTCCTCGATATCCGAGAGAGCCGGCATCCCGTACTTGATCGCCTGCAGCCTTCAGGGGAATTTGTGCCCAATGATGTGTTGCTCGGCGATCCCTACGGACGCGTGCAGATCATCACCGGCCCCAACATGGCCGGAAAAAGTACCTACATCCGCCAGGCAGCATTGCTGACTTTGATGGCACAGATCGGCTCGTTCATTCCAGCCAGCGAAGCACGCATCGGCATTGCTGATCGCATTTTTGCCCGCGTCGGCGCCAGTGATGAATTGAGTAAAGGTCAGAGTACCTTTATGGTCGAAATGACCGAAGCCGCCCGCATTCTGAACTCGGCTTCAGAACACAGTCTGGTGATTCTGGACGAAATTGGTCGCGGCACCAGCACTTACGACGGCATCTCCCTTGCCTGGTCAATGACCGAATTCCTGCACGATCAAATCAAGGCACGGACTCTGTTCGCTACCCACTACCATGAACTGACCGAGCTGACACAAACACTCAAGCAGGCCAGCAACTGGAATGTCGCCGTTCATGAGCAGGATGGTGAAATTGTCTTCCTGCATAAAATCGTGGAAGGCTCCGCGAATAAGAGCTACGGCATCCATGTCGCCCGGCTCGCCGGCATTCCTGATCAGGTCATCCAGCGGGCCAACCAGATTCTTTCGACTTTGGAAAAAGACCATATCGACGACAGCGGTCAAACCACAATCCCGCCGCGACCGCAAAAGAAATCATCGCACCAGCAACTCTCCCTGTTCGGCAATGCTCCCCATCCGGTATTGGATGAAATCAGAGATTTGAATGTCGATGAAATGACGCCTCTGGCAGCTCTGGAAGAATTATACCGCATCCGAGAGCAACTGAACTAA